The DNA segment TTGCACGTAAATTTGACTGTGCATGGATACATGCAACAATCCATGTAAAGCATGGATCAGCAGTGCCAATTCCCGATGCATGTCTATCCTTTGCCTGCAAGTGTATGGATGATGTTATGAATCCTGTTGAGATCACATTTATAATGTGTAAAATGCCTGGGATCACACGGCTGTGAAGTTGGAAGGGTAGGTAAGCTCTCAAGGGGATAACTTCTAATGGTGTCTCAGCAGATCATCCTTGCTGGGGAGGAATATTAAATGCCATAAAGAGCTCCATTCTGTGAGGCCTCAGACAACCACTGCCATCAAATGAATTGTTCTCGATGCAGATACTGAGAACTTTGTTGTTGTAGTAACCTAAGCAAACAAACAGTAGATCCAAGTAACTCTCTGCAAGTTTTCATCGGCAGAATAGAATAGCTGTGTGAGAAAGAGAGAGCCCGGAAAATAATAGCAGACAGGAATTTAATGATCAGCATAAGATAGCAGAGAAAAGTTAAAGAAATGGGGGCCATCTTTGATGTGACCCTTCTTCTACCACAGGTACAGTGTGATCAATGAAAGAAACAAAAGCTGCTTGTCTCCACCTTTACGTATATTTCCCTGAGAAATGAAAGCCTGCCCACAAGCTGCAGCTTATCCGGCGGATCTGACCTGCTTCCAGTTGTTTAATGGAAAGATGCCATCTACGATTCACCATCTTCTCCTTTCCCCACTCCCCAACAGACAGTGGATCTCAAGTGGCTTTATCGTGGCATGGATGGTTGCGTTCAGCGATAACCAGTGCAACTGTGACTCCGCTGATGATCCCAGCAACACGAAACAAAGCAGTCGATGGCGATGGCCAAGCAAATATCGATTTGGTCCTACCCAATCACAGGCACATACGTTTCGTATTATGGATCTCAAAACGCTTTTGTAGTCGGTAATGATCCCCGTGAGCAGATTCCGATGGATGCATGGGTTGGCCACCCATTTCATATTCTTGCTTGCTTCAGTGAAAGACGGAAAGAATAGTCTTTGTTCATCGATTGGACGACCGTAAGAAAGCTTTTCTTGACATCTTCTTGCTGCAACCAAAATGACAGTGCGAGTATTACGATGATCTCCTCATCGGATCTGACATCTATTTGGCAAAAAGTCGCTGATCTTTAAGCTGCGAGCTCTCGGGAGCCATTCGCATCTCCACCTCTCTTACCTTTCGACAGACACTCGCAGGCAAATAATTTATTTCTTGTTGCCTTCTTCCTCGGTAAATTTCTTTTGGTGTCGGTACCTCCACAGACACAAAGGGCGGAGAGGCTTACGCATTCCAAGGAGTGATCTGTTCTCCTTTGTCATGAGATGATCATAAGCGTATACTATCGTGAATTAAAAGCATTTTTCACATATTACACATGacttatcctctctctctctctctctctctctctctacgcagATCCAACGTAGATGATTGACATGGATTGCCTCCTTGACCTGTAGCTCAAATGGAAATAACTTGAAGCAAACGTCTTCTTCTTTACAGCAACAATGGCCGTCGACTTTGACTATTCCACTTATGTTCACATGGCATAGATATCACATCAGTGCATGAACGAATAATGCAAAATTTTATTGGGATGATATGATAAATGGGATTATTAGTATATTATGGTGATTGGGAGAATCGGAGGGTTAGGATCGAGAGAACACATCCAGCCATTATATTATTGGAGGAAAGGCACCAAAATATATAGAATTGATGTGGTGGGAGAGACGTGCACTCCGCGGCTGCTCCATCCATCGCGCACGCATCAGCCAACCACTAGTCGCCGCGTGTACCTTCTAGATTCCATCTCCCGACCATCTTCTTGGGATCCTGCTTGAGGTGGCTGGGAATCTTAGGTCAAAGGAGATCATCGATCAATCAATCATCATAGCTTGAgactaaaattaaaattaaaatttaatacaacattatttcaaaattataattttttaaattaaattcatTAATTAGATCGTTCGAgtcttaaaatattaaaataagaaaaattaaaattttatgtaagaatttttttatatctttaataaaattattattttttatataaatattgcCTCAAGCATTGAGATTTTGAGAGTGATTAGGTTTAGTCTAGTTTGATGAGTCTTATTAGATTAAGATACACTCATTATAGAATTAGGTGGAAGAATTGCAAGATTAGGAGGATAATGATGAATGAAAATTGAAATTAGTGTGCTACTATATGTTTCTTCCCAACTGTGAATCCAATAATATCCCAAGAAAAAGCATCTGAATGCTTATCATCCATCAAGAATTTAAATGGGAGCCATCATCAATGTGAATAGATTCGTTTCGTGCATTCTCCAACAAAGGTCTACATTTATTGCTGCTGTCCAATACCTATAATTTTCCTTCAAATTGGTAAGATGGATTACATTTATTGAGTCAATTGAGACATAGCATTATTAATTGAATGTCCAACATATTCTCAttattgataataaaaaatattatcaccCTCCCCACCACTCAACCACGCCAAAAATGCGTGCAGTTTGAttccaaataataatatattatttaaagtaATTTTGTTGCTGCCTAAATCACTATTCATAATAAACAAAAGAAATATTTCTGTATCAAACAGTCGATTGCACAttgttcttcctttttctttttcctccattTTTGTCGAGAAATAgtgcacacatacatatatatctgTCAAATATATGATTTTGTACTTGCATCTCTAAGCTTAaatttagcatatatatatatatatatatatatatatatatatatatatatatatatatatatatatatatatatatatatatatatatatatatatccttacaaAACGAAAAACTTCATAGATACACCATTATTGCTAATTTTCACCGTGTGTATTGATTTGAAATTTCAATCTATTATTAATATTCCTTCAAAATATATatcctcaaaaactaatttatatttttaaaattaaattaaaaaatgagaaaCCAAATAGAGAATTCAAatgtttgaatatatatatatatatatatatatatatatatatatatatatatatatatatagattattccatgttataccttaaaaaattacattagtattcctataattatgaaagtaaaatatctagatttatttaccaaaataTCATtgatttactaataaaaataaaaaaaataaaaaaataaattttaacgtTTAAGTCGGTGATGACATAATGTATCAGTGGTAGTGAATGCTCTCATTTTTCGTCACCGTATTTCTTATCCACAATAGCCACCCGTGATTCTAACGATATCATAATCCACCACCATCGACATCGTTTACTACCATCGATATTAgcaattaaaattatctttttattttttttattttaatatttttattgatacaaTCGATAATTTTaggataaatatatttaaatattttattttataattataagaatgttaatataattttttaaagtataaaaatcgGGATGACCCCACCAGCAAGACCTgactattatattaaataatgaaTGTGCAAGCATGCTATTACTAACCTTGAGAAAGGATAGATTTGTAAAACCGTATCCCCACCAATAATCTCTGCAGCTTCCAAAAAGTAGGTATTGGTTTGTTTGGTTGTGATTTTTCTACATCACTCTGTCTCTCTCTAACTTTCATTATTCCATTGCCATTATTTTGACAAAGAAGAattactaaataaataaatatatctctcttacacacacacacacacacacacatatatatatatatatatatatataatatataaaatatataaatgaatATTTTGTACTGAGTTCAACCTTCTCACACTCCATTCTATATAACAAGCCCTGGAGTGGTTAATCTTGAAGAAGAtatcctcctctccctcctcatGGCTTCTGCTatcatcttccttctcctcttgGCCGCGGCGGCGATCGCCTCAGCTGTCCCCGACTTGTACATGGTGACCAGCGGGGAGGGCCACAGCGAGCAGGTGTCCGGGCGGAGCGAGGAAGAGGTGCGTCTGCTCTACCTGGAGTGGGTGGCCAAGCACCGGCCGTCCCGCAACGCGCTCGCGGAAGAGGCGAGCCGGTTCGAGGTGTTCAAGGACAACCTCCGCTACATCGACGCCCATAACGCGGCGGCCGACCGCGGGGAGCACGCCTTCCGCCTTGGCCTCAACCGGTTCGCCGCCCTGACCAACGAGGAGTACCGGGCCAAGTATCTAGGCGTCCGGGCCGCCACGTCCCGCCGGAGGAGGGCCTCATCGGAGGGCAGCAACCGGTACCGGCTGAGGGACGGCGATGATTTGCCTGATTCCATCGATTGGAGGGAGAAGGGCGCTGTTGTCGGCGTTAAAGATCAAGGCAGCTGCGGTGGGTGCTGATATTTCCATTTCTCCCTGCGTTGACTTCAATTAGTTGCAATTTCTGCTCTATTTTTCTGTTTGCTTTCTGCTAATAACACTtcaaatatgatattattttcatttaattacATTTACATAAAGATAGATCTTTTCCCCTCCTTGTGAAGTTATGATTTTTCCCCTTTTCTTCTGTTTTGACTTTTGGTAAACGACATGACTTTGCTTACTATGATGTACCAAAGGTGTTGTATTTTGGATGATCTGCGAATAGATCTGCTTTCAGATTCTGTTTCAACCCCCCTTTTTTGTGTAAATTTTGCTTGCTCTACAAAATTACTTACCTCTAGTATCACACTTAGTTCATGATTCATCTGTTTCAGCCCCCCCTTCTTGTGTAAATTTTGCTTACTCTACAAAACTATTAACTGCTAGTATCACACTTAGTTCATGATTCAGGATCTTATCCTGTTAGATCAAGTCACCAATGAAGGATTTTTGGTTTCAAATATCTGAATTGGCACGCTGATGATATCTAGATCTGATGGTGTCACAGGGAGCTGCTGGGCATTTTCAACGATTGCTGCTGTGGAAGGTATCAACCAGATCATGACTGGCGACCTGATCTCTCTGTCCGAGCAGGAATTGGTGGACTGTGACACCTACTACAACCAGGGCTGCAACGGGGGGCTCATGGATTATGCCTTTGAGTTCATCATCAACAATGGTGGTATCGACACCGATGAGGACTACCCATACAAGGCCCGAGATGGAACTTGCGATACTTACAGGGTGACCTATTGATTAGTCATTTACAACTAGCAACCCCCTTTTCTTCCTGTTGCTTTGTTGTTTGTGGGTGATGTTCTAATGAGGTTTGGTGCCCACCTTTGTCATGTAGAAAAATGCACATGTTGTGACAATTGACTCGTATGAGGATGTTCCGGTTAATGATGAGAAGTCTCTGCAAAAAGCAGTTGCTAACCAACCGGTTAGTGTTGCTATTGAAGCTGGTGGCCGGACATTCCAGCTTTATGACTCGGTAAAGTTGTCAAAAGATAATGCAATTTTATATTTCTACCAATTTTCTTTGTTTATAAAATTATGTCACGGCTTAAACTACAACTTGATCTTTCTTTGAACCAATGTTCTAATCCTTATGGAAGCTTGCAGAGTTTTATACTTCCACATTATGGTGACCTACGTTGAAAATCTTTACtcacttcttattgaattgattgTCATTTGATACAGCAACACAAATGTTTTAACAATTTGGGACtaattatatatatcttttttactGATTGAACTCCATTCAACACAATATTTCTGGTTAAGTCAAGGacatttaattttcttttattgtttttagtaaAGAAATTTTCAGTCTGTCTCTCTCTCCAATTTTTTCTGGCACCACCATTAATCAACTCACCTCTTCTAACCATACTATCTACAGATTTTTGttgaatatttttataatatcttagatgattttttcttattttatagttTATCGGATTACAACTAATTGTTCACAAATAAATATCTGTTTAGTCTTCTCTTATGGCTCTGCATACCTATCTCAGCATTTTCATGCGAGCTATATAAGCTTGTCAGACATATTGATTTGCAACTGTCCAATACTTCAATTCATTAAACCACAACAGTCTTTTATACTCAATCTCCCTCTCCATCTTAACCACCAAACTTATGAAAAGTATCTCCATTATTCCTTTTTATCAGGTTGAATGATAAATTTGAAAATacttaaaataattttcatgtatGATCTTATCCATCCATCCCAACGTCACCCTCACTTCTTCTCTTAAATTATgtaaaattatagtttatatTCAATATTAGTAAATTTTAATCTATAACCTTTAATTTCTAAGATTTGCTCTGCAATtcaagtttaaaattttattccagCTAAAATTCCATATATTAAAATGATATCATTTGCAAATAGCATATATGATTAGTAAGTTTGCCTATTATAAAGACCATAATATGTTTATGTTGCATCAGAATTTAGATTCCCtaaaattttttatgaatctgtGGTTTTTCTGTCTCTAGACTGATATAATTTCTAATGTGTGTGGTTAATTAATACGGAAGATGCTGCAAACAGACAAATGGCACTAGAAATAGAAATTTCTAATAAACCCTTCCCATGATAATACAAACACATTAAGCGGCATGGTTTGAGAATTATGATCTATTGTTTGTGATATGAAATTTAGTTGGTtaataatcttcttcttgaaaTTCTATGAACGATTTAGATGATGCCATCTTAGTAGTGGCACTGGTTCCATTTGATGATGGATTTGCTTTGTGATATGTGATGTACATATATCTCCAGTTTTGCTGCCTAATATCTCATGTAACTTTTTGTTGCAATAGTTGAAAAATCAAACActgattataattatatatatatatatatatatataatgtccacaagttttttttttccaagcTGCTACTTTCCTTCAAATCTATAGATGTCTTTCATGTTGATAAGTTGAAAAAATTATTACTCCAATTTTTTTTTCAGGGAATATTCACCGGATCTTGTGGGACTGCACTAGATCATGGTGTGACTGCAGTAGGCTATGGCTCCAAGAATGGCCAGGACTACTGGCTTGTGAAGAACTCATGGGGTGAAGACTGGGGCGAGGCTGGATACATACGAATGGAACGTAATATTGCATCTGCCACTGGCAAGTGTGGTATTGCAATGGAGGCCTCATACCCCATTAAGAAGGGCCAGAACCCACCAAACCCTGGTCCATCTCCACCTTCCCCCGTTAAGCCACCCACCGTCTGTGATAACTACTACACCTGCCCAGAGAGTACCACATGCTGCTGCGTCTATGAGTACGGGAACTACTGCTTTGCATGGGGATGCTGTCCTCTTGAGGCTGCAACCTGCTGTGAAGATCATTACAGCTGCTGTCCTCATGACTACCCCATCTGCAATGTTCAGGAAGGAACCTGCCTAATGGTAATCCCTACGATGAAAAATTACTTTCATTAGTCTGCTCAGCTGCCATCATACAGTCTTTGTTACATAAAATTTAAGGGTGTAGGAAAGCATCCATAATTGAGATAGAGATAAAGATGAATGGTAGATTAGTCCTATATGGCTAAAGGATAAAGAAATCAGGTCTTATACATTGAATTTGACCCACAAACTTAAACCTTCTAGTTTTTTGGTTTGTGTTGGTCTCCTACTATCATGTATGATGACATCAGCCAGTTTTGTCCCAAACATAATTAATTGAATTTTCAACGTAGGATTTGTGTTGGGTGTTCCAAAaactaaataaagaaaaataatattgaaaCAAATAAGCGGGGTTGGATTACCCATTTGAGCTATATGAGCCAGATAATCCTGGTAAGTCTCAGTCTGATTGAGCTGCACTGTGTTTGAGAAAGCAACAAAGGAAACTGACTTATTGATTCTTTTTTATGGTTAAAACACACATGAAAGAGAGAGATGATTGCTAGTGTTTCAGTTTGCTTTATCTCTATATAAATTGTTCTGGTTTCGATGTCTTATTGCCTAACTTGTCCATCTGATTTGATTAACAGAGCAAGAACAGTCCACTTAGAGTGAAGGCTTCCAAACGCACTCCAGCAATTCCCTACTGGGCTCACTCTGTCTCGGAGGGCAAGAGGAGCAGCGCATAAGCGACATTGAGCAGGTGAGGAGCGAGAAGCACAAGATGATTATCAATTATTGATGTCCTTGCCTTCAATGTGGACTTGAGATGCAGCAATTTGCTGCAATGCTTATTGAAGAAGACTAGAAGCTCTTGTACATGTCTATAAGTCCAGGTGTTGGACAACTgaaatgatgattttacattactTCACTTCCATTATCATGTAAATTAACTGAAATTGGATTTCCAGTAATTTGCCTATAAACTCTCTCCATGGATTTTATGTTGGTACTGATGCTACTGGCAAATGGCATCAGCAAACTTGTTTGTATCATTCCAAGTACTTGAGTTACTGCTTCTACCCTTTTTGGCACCATGGTTGACGTGGAGGTGTCGTAAGTCGAGATTGCTGAACCCTGTTCACCTAATTCAGCAGTCGAGGCGGAATCTGCCATATGCCATCATCGACTGCTTGCTTTATTGCTTTTGGTTTGTTTGGCTGTGATTTTTCCACGTCACTCTGACTCTTTGTATCTTTATTTATTACATTGCCATTATTTTGACAAAGATGAATTACTAAATAAATAAGTATATCCTCTCttacgcgcacacacacacacatatataataaataaataaataaatattataaatatgtaATGACGTCAACCTTCTCACACTCCATTCTATATAACATGCCTTTGAGTGGCCAATCTTGAATTAGATATCCTCCTCGCCTCCTTTTAGTTCTCATGGCTTCTGCTC comes from the Musa acuminata AAA Group cultivar baxijiao chromosome BXJ2-8, Cavendish_Baxijiao_AAA, whole genome shotgun sequence genome and includes:
- the LOC103975024 gene encoding oryzain alpha chain-like, with product MASAIIFLLLLAAAAIASAVPDLYMVTSGEGHSEQVSGRSEEEVRLLYLEWVAKHRPSRNALAEEASRFEVFKDNLRYIDAHNAAADRGEHAFRLGLNRFAALTNEEYRAKYLGVRAATSRRRRASSEGSNRYRLRDGDDLPDSIDWREKGAVVGVKDQGSCGSCWAFSTIAAVEGINQIMTGDLISLSEQELVDCDTYYNQGCNGGLMDYAFEFIINNGGIDTDEDYPYKARDGTCDTYRKNAHVVTIDSYEDVPVNDEKSLQKAVANQPVSVAIEAGGRTFQLYDSGIFTGSCGTALDHGVTAVGYGSKNGQDYWLVKNSWGEDWGEAGYIRMERNIASATGKCGIAMEASYPIKKGQNPPNPGPSPPSPVKPPTVCDNYYTCPESTTCCCVYEYGNYCFAWGCCPLEAATCCEDHYSCCPHDYPICNVQEGTCLMSKNSPLRVKASKRTPAIPYWAHSVSEGKRSSA